From the genome of Impatiens glandulifera chromosome 9, dImpGla2.1, whole genome shotgun sequence, one region includes:
- the LOC124915770 gene encoding eukaryotic translation initiation factor 3 subunit A-like: MLHHNINTGPGIILPSSRIIRSKQFLERKQPTPGSTGIRKKKSTAKAPAPAKDKSGSKKGKEPITFTEPPSQTRDEEESASTSDRTDSQKTDENPSDREGRNEEEDSGTSPNHTGATASLENIDSGADGREEEEATPDNDQKMAEIIVRRILEEVEQRVQAVAALYREWHERLKEIEETIISLTNAETPNEAMDRYAIVKPRARLQKLTVRIQKLTERYVAGTPKAKLQLRVLEMLEVRKGEFLDEIKQIDAEKIKKAVRQTLLFAEKTRDDLIKAEDRITAIEDEYRDDVVLHNEHYQQTEDLEDKTSRIVDDMDWFEREIEQRFKEVDEDLGQSRNEVGSTLDRVNELINAKINADIAVEEANARAAKEVQDALDEEARKEKETPRLTEEEIVERERNLAAQNPGLASPWQLKRPKMQSG; encoded by the exons ATGCTCCACcataacatcaacaccggtcctggtaTTATTCTCCCATCAAGCAGGATAATAAGATCCAAACAATTTCTGGAGAGGAAGCAGCCGACCCCCGGCTCTACAGGTATCCGAAAGAAGAAATCTACCGCCAAGGCACCGGCTCCGGCAAAAGACAAGTCCGGAAGCAAGAAGGGTAAGGAACCGATAACATTCACGGAACCGCCCTCGCAAACAAGAGATGAGGAAGAATCGGCTTCCACGTCTGACCGAACCGACTCACAGAAAACCGATGAAAATCCTTCCGATAGAGAAGGAcggaatgaagaagaagattcggGTACAAGTCCTAACCATACCGGTGCGACCGCAAGCCTTGAGAACATCGATTCCGGTGCAGACGGCCGTGAGGAGGAGGAGGCTACCCCTGATAACGACCAGAAGATGGCCGAAATCATAGTGCGCCGAATCTTGGAGGAAGTCGAACAACGAGTTCAAGCGGTTGCCGCGTTgtaccgggaatggcacga aaggctgaaggagatagagGAAACCATCATAAGCCTCACAAACGCAGAAACTCCTaacgaagccatggaccgaTACGCAATCGTgaaaccgcgtgctcggctacaaaagctaaccgtaCGCATACAAAAGCTGACAGAAAGGTATGTGGCGGGAACACCGAAGGCCAAGTTACAACTCCGAGTGCTGGAAATGCTTGAAGTGAGGAAAGGAGAATTCCTTGACGAAATCAAGCAGATTGACGCG gagaaaatcaagaaagccgTGCGCCAAACACTCCTGTTCGCCGAAAAGACGAGGGATGATCTCATAAAGGCAGAGGACCGGATCACCGCCATCGAAGACGAATACCGGGACGACGTGGTTCTGCACAACGAGCATTATCAACAAACCGAGGACTTGGAAGATAAGACCTCAAGGATAGTAGATGACATGGATTGGTTTGAAAGGGAAATCGAGCAACGATTCAAAgaggtcgatgaggacctagGGCAGTCAAGAAATGAAGTCGGCTCGACACTTGACAGG GTCAATGAGTTGATAAATGCCAAGATCAATGCTGACATAGCGGTTGAGGAAGCCAacgcccgagcggctaaggaagtccaagatgcgctggacgaagaaGCGCGGAAAGAAAAAGAGACACCGCGTCTGACCGAAGAAGAAATAGTCGAGCGCGAACGAAACCTAGCGGCTCAAAATCCGGGACTTGCAAGTCCGTGGCAGCTCAAGCGGCCAAagatgcagagcggttaa